DNA from Arthrobacter sp. FW305-BF8:
TCCTCCGGGTCGGCGCTGGTGGAGACCATCGGCATCGGCAAGGGTTCGGTCAGCCTGAAGGACCTGGAAACGGCGTCCCTCATCTTCGTGGCGGGCCAGAACCCGGGAACAAACCATCCGCGCATGCTCAGTGCCCTGGAGAAGGCCAAGAAAAACGGCGCAGCCATCGTCTCGGTCAATCCGCTCCCCGAAGCCGGCCTCCTGCACTTCGAGAACCCGCAGACCATCTCGGGAACGCTGGTAGGCACGGAGCTGACTGATGACTTCCTGCAGATCAGGGCCGGCGGCGACCAGGCACTGTTCCAGGGCCTCGGGAAGTACCTGCTGGACGCGGAACGCGCTGGCAGGAACACCCCCGGCCTGTCCACCGTTTTTGACCACGACTTCATCAGGAACCATACGGTGGGCCTCGAGTCCTACCTTTCACAGCTGGAACAGGTGCAGTGGGACGACATCGTCGAGGCAACCGGCCTGACCATGGAGCAGATCAACGCCACCGGTGAACGGCTCCTGGCGTCAGGCTCCACCATCGTCTGCTGGGCGATGGGCCTGACACAGCACAAGCACTCTGTCCCCACCCTCCGCGACGTCGTCAACGTCCTGCTGCTGCAGGGCAACATCGGCAAGCCCGGAGCCGGAGTGTGCCCCGTTCGCGGCCACTCCAATGTCCAGGGCGACCGGACCATGGGCATCTTCGAACGGATGCCCGATAGCTTCCACGACCGGCTCGACCAGGAGTTCCAGTTCCAGTCACCCCGGGCGCACGGCTATGACACCGTCGCCGCAATCCGGGCGATGCGTGACGGCAAGGTCAGGCTGTTCGTGGGCATGGGCGGTAATTTCGTCCGGGCGGCTCCGGACTCTGATGCCACCGAGAAGGCCCTGGCCAACACCCGGCTGACCGTGCAGATCTCGACGAAACTGAACCATTCGCACCTGTCGACGGGAAAGCGCGCCCTGATCCTCCCAACGCTGGGCCGCACGGAGCGGGATAGCCAGCGCTCCGGCGACCAGAGGGTCACTGTGGAGGATTCAATGAGTGCTGTCCATGCCTCGCGCGGCCGGCTCAAGCCCGCCAGCGAGCACCTGATGTCCGAGGTGGCCATCGTCTGCAATATCGCGCACAAGGTGTTCACGGACGCCAACGGCGCGCCCCTTCCCAACGCGCCGGCGGCCGACTGGCTCTCGCTCCGGGACGACTACGCGCTGGTCAGGAAGCACATCGAGGCTGTCATCGATGGCTTCGAGAACTTCGAAGAGAGGATCCAGCACCCCGGCGGCTTCGTTCTACCCCACCCGCCACGGGACAACAGGGAATTCAAGACCCTGTCGGGCAAGGCCCACTTCACGTCCAATGCCCTGGAGTACCTCCGTGTGCCGGCCGGCAGGCTGATCCTGCAGACCCTGCGTTCACACGACCAGTACAACACCACGATCTACGGCAAGGATGACCGCTACCGCGGAATCCACGGCGGCCGGCGCGTGGTGCTGGTCAACGAGGCGGACATCGCCGAGCTGGGCTACGCCGACGGGGACATGGTGGACCTGGTTTCAGAGTTCCGCGGAACAGAACGCAGGGCGGAGAACTTCCGCATCGTCGGCTACTCGACGCCGAAGGGCTGCGCGGCCGCCTACTACCCGGAAACCAACGTGCTGGTCCCGCTGGACTCGGTGGCTGACACCAGCGGAACTCCCACGTCCAAGTCCGTGGTTGTGCGGCTGGAACCGGCGGCGGTGAAGGCGAAGGAAAATCAGATGTCTGCAGCCCTTCCCCACTGATATATCTTTACGATATATTTGTAATATCAGTTCGCGGCGCCCGGCTCAGGCCCGCGCCGCCGGGAGAACACCCTAGTTTCGTTTCCCGTAAACGGTGTTTCGGAGGCCTGAAATACCTGGGGAGGTAAGCGCCGGAGCACCGCTTTCGGGAAACGACCAGGAGCGGCAGGAATCCCTGCAAGGCGCCGCCACGAATGTGGCGGCGCCTCCCGTCTATCAAGCGATTTCACCAACGAGGGAACGACCAGTGGTAGCTCTAGCCCTTCAAGCCGTCGACAGGCCCGGCGAAAGTGGCGGGCCTGTCACTCACGGGGAGCACTCGTGGGCTGAAGCCCGCCGTCTGGCTTTCGACTGCGCCAGCCCCCTCGGACCGGAGCGCATCCCGCTTGCGGAGGCGAACGGCAGAGCCTTGGCCGCCGACGTCGTCGCGCTGCAGGAGATGCCCCACTACGCCTCGTCCGCCATGGACGGCTGGACGGTTAGCGGTGACGGCCCTTGGACACTGACGGAACCGGGAAAGGCCCTCCGCAACGGAGAGGCCAGCCCGGTGGTCACCGGTGGCGTAATCCCCCCGGGCACGCAGGCGGTGCTCCGCGTGGAGAGCGGACGGCTTGCAACTGACGCCGGCGGCCGGGCTACATTGCTGCTTGGAAACGGGGCCTCCCCGGGCGAACCCCGCCCGGGCCAGCACATCCGCAGGTCGGGCGAGGAAGCGGCAGCGGGCGAGGTGCTGATCCCCGCCGGGACGCCTTTGAACCCTGCGCATATCGCCCTGGCCGCCGTCGCCGGCTTCGACCAGCTGACAGTGCGCGGCAAGCCACTGGTCAAGATGCTGGTCACCGGCTCAGAGGTGGTCACGGCCAGCATCCCGGCCCCGGGACAGGTCAGGGACGCCTTCGGGCCACAGCTCAGCGCAGTCATCCAGATGCTTGGGGGTGTCCCGGGCCCGCTGGTCCGGATCGGGGACTCCTACGAGGAATGGCTCACGGCACTGGGGGCAGCCGAAGCGCCGATGGGGCAGTGGCCCGACGTCGTGGTGACCACCGGGGGGACAGGGCGCTCGGGCGCTGACCACTTCCGGAATGCCGTGGCAGCGCTCGGCGGGCGACTCCTCATCGACGGCATCGCCATGCGGCCCGGCCACCCTGCTGCCCTGGGCAAACTGCCCAACGGACGGTTCGTCGTCGGGCTTCCCGGCAACCCGCTCGCCGCCCTCATGGCGCTCTTCACCGTCGGCGGTCCGCTGTTGGCCGCCCTCGGCCACCAGCCGCTGCCGGGCACCAGCCGGGTGCCGTGCGGCACCGCCATCGACGCCCACCGTGCGTCCACACGGCTCATGCCGTTCCACTGGGTCAAGGACCTTGCTACCCCCGCCCACTACACCGGCCCCGGAATGATGCGCGGACTGGCCACCGCCGACGGCGTCATGGTGGTTCCGTCCGGCGGCGTTCAGCTGGGTGAGCCGGTTCCGGCATTTGCGCTCCCGTGGCGTCCGGAGCTGCGGCCTCCACTTACCGGCAAGTTGATCTGGGAGAACTAGGCAATGGCACGCATGACCCAGCGACGGAAGGTCCACCGCTACCTGCTGGACGGCTCCGAGGCCGCCAGGGAATACCCTGTGCGGTTGCGCGAAGACGTGCTGGCGGCGGAGGAGCCGCTGGAAATCCGCTTCAGTAACCTGTCCTTTGCCGTGACGATGCGGACCCCCGGCGATGACTTCGACCTCGTTGCGGGTTTTCTCGTCTCGGAGGGCATCATCGCCAGTCAGGCGGATCTGGTTTCGCTGCGCTTCTGCGCCGGCGAGGACGAAACCGGCAAGCAGACGTTCAATGTGGTCGAAGCGCAGTTCCGTCCGGGCCTGGCACTGCCGGACGCCGGGAGGCACGTTTTTACGTCAAGCTCCTGCGGCATCTGCGGCAGCACTTCCATCGAGGCCGTCCGCAAGACCCTCACGTATGACGTTCACGGGGACCAGCTGCGCGTGCCGGTCGAGGTCATAGCGCGTCTGCCCGAACAGCTGCGCGAAGCCCAGGCGCTGTTCGACAAGACCGGCGGCGTCCACGCAGCAGGACTGTTCAAGATCGGTGACGGGGGCGAAGCGGAACTGCTTTGCCTCCGCGAGGACGTGGGCCGGCACAATGCCGTAGACAAGGTGATCGGGTGGGCTCTGCGCGACGGGCTGCTGCCGTTGCGCGGAACCGTCCTGCAGGTCTCGGGCAGGGCATCATTCGAGCTCGTTCAGAAGGCTGCCCTCGCCGGCATTCCGGTTCTGGCTGCCGTCAGCGCACCCTCGAGCCTGGCAGCGGACCTCGCCGCCGACACCGGTGTAACCCTTGTGGGCTTCAGCCGGGGCAAGAGCCTCAACGCGTATGTGGGCCAGGAACGGCTGGTGCTTGCCTCCGGAAC
Protein-coding regions in this window:
- a CDS encoding FdhF/YdeP family oxidoreductase, whose product is MASKAPRENIDESKLTVSKPKTKAVGIPAVANALKISLEQMGPLRSVQTLMAVNQIDGFDCMGCAWPEHEKRNAAEFCENGAKAVAEEATRRRVSPEFFARHSIADLKTRDDYWLGQQGRLTHPMVLDEGATHYRPIDWDAALELIAQELRDMDHPDQSVFYTSGRTSNEAAFVYQLLVRGVGTNNLPDCSNMCHESSGSALVETIGIGKGSVSLKDLETASLIFVAGQNPGTNHPRMLSALEKAKKNGAAIVSVNPLPEAGLLHFENPQTISGTLVGTELTDDFLQIRAGGDQALFQGLGKYLLDAERAGRNTPGLSTVFDHDFIRNHTVGLESYLSQLEQVQWDDIVEATGLTMEQINATGERLLASGSTIVCWAMGLTQHKHSVPTLRDVVNVLLLQGNIGKPGAGVCPVRGHSNVQGDRTMGIFERMPDSFHDRLDQEFQFQSPRAHGYDTVAAIRAMRDGKVRLFVGMGGNFVRAAPDSDATEKALANTRLTVQISTKLNHSHLSTGKRALILPTLGRTERDSQRSGDQRVTVEDSMSAVHASRGRLKPASEHLMSEVAIVCNIAHKVFTDANGAPLPNAPAADWLSLRDDYALVRKHIEAVIDGFENFEERIQHPGGFVLPHPPRDNREFKTLSGKAHFTSNALEYLRVPAGRLILQTLRSHDQYNTTIYGKDDRYRGIHGGRRVVLVNEADIAELGYADGDMVDLVSEFRGTERRAENFRIVGYSTPKGCAAAYYPETNVLVPLDSVADTSGTPTSKSVVVRLEPAAVKAKENQMSAALPH
- a CDS encoding molybdopterin molybdotransferase MoeA; translated protein: MVALALQAVDRPGESGGPVTHGEHSWAEARRLAFDCASPLGPERIPLAEANGRALAADVVALQEMPHYASSAMDGWTVSGDGPWTLTEPGKALRNGEASPVVTGGVIPPGTQAVLRVESGRLATDAGGRATLLLGNGASPGEPRPGQHIRRSGEEAAAGEVLIPAGTPLNPAHIALAAVAGFDQLTVRGKPLVKMLVTGSEVVTASIPAPGQVRDAFGPQLSAVIQMLGGVPGPLVRIGDSYEEWLTALGAAEAPMGQWPDVVVTTGGTGRSGADHFRNAVAALGGRLLIDGIAMRPGHPAALGKLPNGRFVVGLPGNPLAALMALFTVGGPLLAALGHQPLPGTSRVPCGTAIDAHRASTRLMPFHWVKDLATPAHYTGPGMMRGLATADGVMVVPSGGVQLGEPVPAFALPWRPELRPPLTGKLIWEN
- the fdhD gene encoding formate dehydrogenase accessory sulfurtransferase FdhD, with protein sequence MARMTQRRKVHRYLLDGSEAAREYPVRLREDVLAAEEPLEIRFSNLSFAVTMRTPGDDFDLVAGFLVSEGIIASQADLVSLRFCAGEDETGKQTFNVVEAQFRPGLALPDAGRHVFTSSSCGICGSTSIEAVRKTLTYDVHGDQLRVPVEVIARLPEQLREAQALFDKTGGVHAAGLFKIGDGGEAELLCLREDVGRHNAVDKVIGWALRDGLLPLRGTVLQVSGRASFELVQKAALAGIPVLAAVSAPSSLAADLAADTGVTLVGFSRGKSLNAYVGQERLVLASGT